In one window of Bacteroidota bacterium DNA:
- a CDS encoding rRNA pseudouridine synthase has product MWDQPQQPVRINRYIASTGFCSRRKADTYILEGKVLLNGTRVLEPGEKVVPGKDRVQVDGQLLQAEQPFYLLLNKPKNTITTLHDPEGRPCVGDLIRGQVQGRVFPVGRLDRNTTGILLLTNDGELAERLTHPSHEVRKVYHIELTQTPAELDLEKLRKGIELEDGFIKADDIDYVDNVVGPRVGVAIHSGRNRIVRRMFEHLGYTVKNLDRVAFGPIQAKGTPRGTWRHLTSKEISTLRRLKRD; this is encoded by the coding sequence GTGTGGGACCAACCCCAGCAGCCCGTCCGCATCAACCGCTACATAGCCAGCACGGGCTTTTGCAGCCGCCGAAAGGCCGACACCTACATCCTGGAGGGGAAGGTGCTGCTGAATGGCACGCGCGTGCTGGAGCCAGGCGAAAAAGTGGTACCCGGAAAAGACCGGGTGCAGGTAGATGGGCAGCTGCTGCAGGCCGAGCAGCCATTCTATCTGCTGCTGAACAAACCCAAAAACACCATTACCACCCTGCACGACCCTGAGGGACGCCCCTGCGTGGGAGACCTCATCCGGGGCCAGGTGCAGGGGCGCGTTTTTCCCGTAGGGCGGCTAGACCGAAACACCACCGGCATCCTACTGCTTACCAATGACGGTGAGCTGGCCGAACGGCTGACCCACCCCAGCCACGAGGTGCGAAAGGTGTACCATATTGAGCTGACGCAAACCCCAGCCGAGCTGGACCTGGAAAAACTACGCAAGGGCATTGAACTGGAGGATGGCTTCATAAAAGCCGACGACATAGACTATGTGGATAACGTGGTGGGCCCCAGGGTGGGGGTGGCCATCCATAGCGGACGAAACCGCATTGTGCGCCGAATGTTTGAGCACCTGGGCTATACCGTAAAAAACCTGGACCGTGTAGCCTTTGGCCCCATACAGGCAAAGGGAACCCCCCGGGGTACCTGGCGCCACCTCACCAGCAAGGAAATCTCCACCCTGCGCCGCCTGAAACGCGACTAG
- a CDS encoding glycosyltransferase family 4 protein produces the protein MCTRTVAQRADGPRVVLCATNDLAQDQRLHKMACTLADAGYSPWLVGRLRPHSQPMAARRYFFTRMRLRFGRGKLFYLEYNLRLFWRLLRMRIDILTANDLDTLPACFAIALLRRIPLVYDSHEYFSGSAELAQRPLERAIWRGLEQLLLPLLPTRLTVSQQVVDAYRADGYGFALVRNLPYALPAPSPPPAAESRILLYQGMLNAGRGLPWLVEALPLLPGWQAWIVGDGVMRAPLEAQARQLGVAHRIRWWGMQPFQQLPHITAQASIGLSIEDNESLNNRYSAPNKLYDYLQARLPVVVTPQPEHSALVQQYGLGVVMQGFSGRALAYAVQQLVPHYAQYQQQAELAARQLHWHRQAPQVLELYQAARPL, from the coding sequence ATGTGTACCCGTACTGTGGCACAGCGGGCAGATGGCCCTCGGGTGGTGCTCTGCGCAACCAATGACCTGGCCCAGGACCAGCGGCTGCACAAGATGGCCTGCACCCTGGCCGATGCCGGCTATAGCCCCTGGCTGGTGGGCCGGCTGCGGCCGCACAGCCAGCCCATGGCAGCGCGGCGCTATTTCTTTACCCGCATGCGGCTGCGCTTTGGCCGGGGCAAGCTGTTCTATCTGGAATACAACCTGCGGCTCTTCTGGCGGCTGCTGCGCATGCGGATAGACATCCTGACAGCCAACGACCTGGACACCCTGCCTGCCTGCTTTGCCATTGCCCTGCTGCGGCGCATCCCACTGGTGTACGACAGCCACGAATACTTTAGCGGTTCGGCCGAGCTGGCCCAGCGCCCGCTGGAGCGGGCTATATGGCGGGGGCTGGAGCAGCTGCTGCTGCCCCTGCTGCCCACCCGCCTCACCGTAAGCCAGCAGGTGGTGGATGCCTATCGGGCCGATGGCTATGGCTTTGCGCTGGTGCGCAACCTGCCCTATGCCCTACCCGCTCCGTCGCCGCCCCCAGCTGCCGAATCCCGGATCCTGCTGTACCAGGGCATGCTGAATGCAGGACGGGGCCTACCCTGGCTGGTAGAGGCCCTGCCCCTGCTGCCCGGCTGGCAGGCCTGGATAGTGGGCGATGGCGTAATGCGTGCGCCCCTGGAGGCACAGGCCCGGCAGCTGGGCGTGGCACACCGCATACGCTGGTGGGGTATGCAGCCCTTTCAGCAGCTGCCGCACATTACCGCACAGGCCAGCATTGGCCTGAGTATAGAAGATAATGAATCGCTAAACAACCGCTACAGTGCGCCCAACAAGCTGTACGACTACCTGCAGGCACGGCTGCCGGTAGTGGTAACCCCCCAGCCCGAGCACAGCGCCCTGGTGCAGCAGTACGGGCTGGGTGTGGTGATGCAAGGCTTTTCGGGACGGGCACTGGCATACGCGGTGCAGCAGCTGGTGCCCCACTATGCCCAGTACCAGCAGCAGGCCGAGCTGGCAGCCCGGCAGCTACACTGGCACAGGCAGGCACCGCAGGTGCTGGAACTATACCAAGCTGCCCGGCCCCTATGA
- the scpB gene encoding SMC-Scp complex subunit ScpB, whose protein sequence is MKLEQILESILFVSETPLRLSDFMALFERVDALDVEVNELLIADALQRLQQQKQQPDCIYELAELAGGYQLRTKPAYGKYARLAVLVQENKRLSRAALETLSIIAYRQPVARSEVEYIRGVNCDYAITKLLDKQLIEIAGRADTPGKPLLYKTSAYFMEYFGLKRMDDLPKIKELNPEDESTEAFKTPETRQ, encoded by the coding sequence ATGAAACTGGAACAGATCCTGGAGTCCATCCTCTTTGTGTCCGAGACCCCCCTCCGGCTCTCAGACTTTATGGCCCTATTCGAGCGCGTGGATGCGCTGGATGTGGAGGTGAACGAACTGCTGATAGCCGATGCCCTGCAGCGCCTGCAGCAGCAAAAGCAGCAGCCCGACTGCATATATGAGCTGGCCGAGCTGGCGGGCGGCTACCAGCTGCGCACCAAGCCCGCATACGGCAAATACGCACGCCTGGCCGTGCTGGTGCAGGAAAACAAGCGCCTGAGCCGTGCAGCCCTGGAAACACTCAGCATCATTGCCTATCGCCAGCCAGTGGCACGTAGCGAAGTGGAGTATATACGCGGTGTAAACTGCGACTACGCCATTACCAAACTGCTGGACAAGCAGCTGATAGAGATAGCCGGACGAGCCGACACCCCCGGAAAGCCCCTGCTCTACAAAACCAGCGCGTATTTTATGGAATACTTTGGGCTGAAGCGGATGGATGACCTCCCCAAGATCAAAGAACTAAATCCTGAAGATGAATCCACGGAAGCCTTCAAGACCCCCGAAACCCGGCAATAG